gcacacacacacacacacacacactcacacctaggggcaatttggagaggccaattaacctaacagtNNNNNNNNNNNNNNNNNNNNNNNNNNNNNNNNNNNNNNNNNNNNNNNNNNNNNNNNNNNNNNNNNNNNNNNNNNNNNNNNNNNNNNNNNNNNNNNNNNNNNNNNNNNNNNNNNNNNNNNNNNNNNNNNNNNNNNNNNNNNNNNNNNNNNNNNNNNNNNNNNNNNNNNNNNNNNNNNNNNNNNNNNNNNNNNNNNNNNNNNNNNNNNNNNNNNNNNNNNNNNNNNNNNNNNNNNNNNNNNNNNNNNNNNNNNNNNNNNNNNNNNNNNNNNNNNNNNNNNNNNNNNNNNNNNNNNNNNNNNNNNNNNNNNNNNNNNNNNNNNNNNNNNNNNNNNNNNNNNNNNNNNNNNNNNNNNNNNNNNNNNNNNNNNNNNNNNNNNNNNNNNNNNNNNNNNNNNNNNNNNNNtaaaatatatatatatatatatatattttttttttgcatagggCCCAATTGGTTTGTCTCAATTGGACCCATAtgcagcttctatgcaccacaaatctggaacaaacgtccTGAAAACTACAATGATGCTcattttgattcataataacttGAACACCGATCAGCATATTTGGTGTATATTTGTTCATGactttgatgatggcatttgacaaaatgtaattcttattgcttgtttcataattgtttaCTGTATGATGTTCTTATGGtgtaaagaactttgaactACCTTGACTTGACTCGACTCGGTCTAATCTGGGTTTCAAATGTCAAATGAGTGAATCACTTCAAAACAGTTAACACATTTAGTATTTCATATGAGTTCCAACATTTTACCCAGAGTAATCCTGCTTCAAATCTGCGAAAAAGAAACACTAATCTGCAGACAATCCCGTTTTGCTGACTTTTGGCagcaaatgtaaatgttgactGATTGATGGGTGATTGAACCTTTAATGAAATTCTGCTGTCGAGCCTCATACTTTGAACTGactatgcatttttattcaattcagGGGTTTTTTATGAGCACCCAGTAACCAGAAAATCATTGTTTGACTATATATTTAGCATTCTTTTATTGAAAACCAGAGCTCCATCACTATATATTCACATGTGCAAGTTCTCGCAGTGCATTACATCACAAAAGATTTGTGCAGTCCTGAAGGCAAAAAGGTCTAAGAGCGTCTTGAGTCATCTTCCTCGATGAAAGCATTCTAATGCCATAATAGCAATAAAACCTAAAGTTGTTGTGTTGATGGATGTGTATGTAGACTGAAGCAGGGCTGGGCTTGTTTGTGTGTAGATAGGGACAAGCTAGGGTGTCACACTTTATTCAGCAGTGTGTATGAAAGAGGAAGATCAGCAGGGGGACGATCCAGGACCACGAGCTCTTCAGAAACAGGCTGACAGCCGAGCAAGGCTGCAGTTGTTCTGCAGGAGAACGGAAAAGTGTCAGTGTTGCTTTCAAAGCATTGAACCGCACATTCGTAAATAGCTAATCCACCCACCTTTCTCCACGTTGATACTCTCAACCTGCCCAGATATTTTACACATGTAGGTGGTGTTGTGTGGGAGTGTGTTTGTAAAGCCTTTCAGAGTCATCCTATAGCCATGGGGATCAAGCTCCACCACTTCGCTTCTGTCTCTGAACTGGGCCTCTGCAGCTGAGCCGGAAACATTCGTGTTGATCAGGGCCTCCTTGGTTCCAGATGACCAGGAAAACTCGTAACTGTTGATTTTGTTGGGCTTGGGCTCGATCCGGCAGTCGACTCTCAGGTCCTCATCCTCTTCCAAGCACACAGAGATCAGCTGAGGTTGCACTTGGATCAGCAGCCCTGGGTAAAATGCAAACAACAATGTGGCGTTGGAGAAAATGATTGAAGCAGTTAAGTCTCATTTGTAGCGACCACAGACACCACAGCCATTTTATAAAGCTAGGAATTTAGCTGTCATTAGTGGATGTCCTAGTTTAACTCTTACCATTAGCCATAGCAACATCGCATCACATGGTAAAACGGATAGAGCTTGTATCTGTTTTTATGACCCTGAAGTGTTATAATCAAAAGCTGTTTGTTTGAATGGGCGTCAGTAAATAATCTGGACAAATGCGGAAAAGCTTTTTGAAATAATCCATGATGAGTTAATAGCGATTAATACCGAAAgtgaggctgttttttttatttcaacaagataattacataaaataaatgtttgaatataCAGTAAATTCTCCCCTGTAGAAATAGTCCCCATTAGAAatgttgctttattattttgttttatttactcaaCTAAATCAGTAAGAAATAGAAATGGTGATAACTAATAAATCACATCCttcaaaattatatttcaataaatatatcCAGTTGCTTCATTCCTTCTTGAATATGTGATAAAGCAGCTTCCCTAATTGGGAACAATCTTCtccctcagattttttttatttttattagatacTTCATACTTCAAAATAGTTTGACTTAGCTTCTCAGTGCCACACCTTAGAAGTCTCTAGAACTGTACTCTCACCTCCAAGTATCCCACTTAGAAACAGAGATGTGAGCATGTTGAGGAATCACCCATCCAACTGTGGGGAAAATGACAAATGGGTTAATTAGATGGAGGAAGAGATAGCACTTAATAATGATGCATGCTAGTTGTTTTTTTCGGCTCGCTGCcaataacaaatgaaaatactaaaataGATCCTAATTTAGgttttttgtcacaaacagCTAGAGGTTTGAAAGTTCTGGTCAAACCAACATGGATGTGTCCAGTGTAAAGAGCCTGACCCATCTGCGGTCCAAAGAGATGACGTAACATAAGTTAGAGCAGAATTCTCAAcgttaaagtcatttttatgtcttaatgttttttttgttatattagGTTGAATAAATTGGCCTCTCACTTTTATCCATCATGTCTTTATACCTACATGTTCCGGTATATTCCATCTCACCCTCAGTATTTCACATTAACTCTCTAATGTACAACTAATTAAAATCCCTGAGGGACTCTTACCTCCTGTCAAAGCTGAATGATGCAGCAGTTCCTTTCTGCTCCGTTAGTAAAAGCTAAGCGGCTGCTGGGAGTCACCTCGGTCTGCAGCACTGCAGAGCATCCCACCACTGAGAAGGAGTGGGAGCAGCACAGAGAAGTGGAGGGAGGCAGTGGGAGGGAGGGACGATCCTGGACCAGAAAGAGCGCTGATTCGTCTTTTTCCTCTGCAGTGGCTGACGGAAGCAATGAGCtggctgtctgtgtgtgttgagAGGTAAAACTCGGGAATGGTCATCGCTTTTCGCCAGCAAGGTGTTGTCTGACCTTGCCTCTTTCCCTCTTTCGACTCCTCCCCTGTGTCTCATGTTCTAAGTCATGCTGACCTGATTTGACCTTCATGTCTCTATCCAGTTAACGTCTCTCAAaaagaggaagagctttgtGCACCAATCAGTCTCCTTATGATTtgcaaacacaagaaaatgattTCTAATGAGAACATGTGCATTGATTTGCATTTTGTTATGTTGCAAAcacaatcccaataaaacaccaTGTTTTATTGGTATAGCGATGCTTTTCTTGATAAGTACAAGAAAGCTTGTCAGAAGATCACAGTAGAGCTATATCTTAGAATCACTTAGCTGAAGTCTATACCTACACCTAATTACCAGACTTAAAGATTTACGGTTATAGAAACTCTCCAACCAACCTGGTGGGTGTCTGAGGTTCACCCTCCAGCAGAGAGCGACGCTGTTAATATAGCCAGAGGTTCAGGGTGACTGAATACATGTGCACACCACTTTTCAGTATtcaatctgtaaaatgttttgaaaaccaTCAGCTAAATCAAGTTTTTAGCACAAGAACAGGAGTACTATATGCCTgccaaataaaattaaatacaaagtgAAATAGAACTAAACAGTTAAAACTCCTGCTTTAAGCAATTATTCAGTCTATGCAGCATATAACGCATTCCTTCCTTTTACTTTTTGGCTTTGTCCCTGAGATAGTCTGCCCAAATAAAAACCCATCGTCATGTTTTCACAGCATCTCTGAATTCCATGACTCATTTGAGCCCCTTGTGTCCGCAGAGGAAGGTGAAGGCGGAGATGGCCTTGTTGTGCCGGCTGGTGACGctctccacctgcagctgcaaGTGCAGCTCCAGCGGTTTTCCAGCTGTCAGGTCAGCCAGCGACGTGTCCCTGCGGAAAGGAGCGGACAGGAAGCTGTAGGTCTGCGTGCCTTCTTCATCCATCAGCAGGCTGTCCGAGGACGTGCTCTCAGCGATGAGGTGACCCCTCCGCTCCCACTCCAGGGAGCACAGCAGGGGGGCCTGCGAGGGAAGTCAAACCCAAAggataaaatttttaaaaagtcatccACACCTGCCCTTAATTTAGTTTAC
The DNA window shown above is from Poecilia reticulata strain Guanapo linkage group LG14, Guppy_female_1.0+MT, whole genome shotgun sequence and carries:
- the LOC103475476 gene encoding thy-1 membrane glycoprotein, producing MLTSLFLSGILGGLLIQVQPQLISVCLEEDEDLRVDCRIEPKPNKINSYEFSWSSGTKEALINTNVSGSAAEAQFRDRSEVVELDPHGYRMTLKGFTNTLPHNTTYMCKISGQVESINVEKEQLQPCSAVSLFLKSSWSWIVPLLIFLFHTHC